A stretch of the Macaca mulatta isolate MMU2019108-1 chromosome 14, T2T-MMU8v2.0, whole genome shotgun sequence genome encodes the following:
- the ZP1 gene encoding zona pellucida sperm-binding protein 1: protein MAGGSATTWGYRVALLLLVATLGLGRRLHPDPGLPGLRHSYDCGIKGMQLLVFPRPGQTLRFKVVDEFGNRFDVNNCSICYHWVTSRPQEPAVFSADYRGCHVLEKDGRFHLRVFMEAVLPDGRVDVAQDTTLVCPKPDHSWTPDSQLAPPTMFSVSTPQTLPSLPTSGHTSPGSGHAFPSPLDPGHSSVHPNPALPSPGPGPALATLAQPHWGPLEHWDVNKPDYIGTHPSQEQCQVASGHLPCIVRRTSKEACQRAGCCYDNTREVPCYYGNTATLQCFRDGYFILVVSQEVALTHRITLANVHLAYAPTSCSPTQHTEAFVVFYFPLTHCGTTVQVAGDQLIYENWLVSGIHVRKGPQGSITRDSTFQLHVRCVFNASDFLPVQASIFPPPAPAPVTQPGPLRLELRIAKDETFSSYYGEDDYPIVRLLREPVHVEVRLLQRTDPNLVLLLHQCWGAPSANPFQQPQWPILSDGCPFEGDSYRTQMVALDGATPFQSHYQRFTVATFALLDSGSQRALRGPVYLFCSASACHSSGLETCSTVCSAGTARQRRSSGHRNDTARPQDIVSSPGPVGFEDSYGQEPTLGPTDSNGNSSLRPLLWMVLLLPAVALVLGFGVFVGLSQTWVQKLWENSEWAQ from the exons ATGGCAGGAGGCTCAGCCACTACCTGGGGTTACCGTGTGGCCCTACTGCTGCTGGTCGCCACCCTGGGGCTGGGTAGGCGGCTCCATCCTGACCCTGGCCTCCCAGGCCTCCGGCACAGCTACGACTGTGGGATCAAGGGAATGCAGCTGCTGGTGTTCCCCAGGCCAGGCCAGACTCTCCGCTTCAAGGTGGTGG ATGAATTTGGGAACCGATTTGATGTCAACAACTGCTCCATCTGCTACCACTGGGTCACCTCCAGGCCGCAGGAGCCTGCAGTCTTCTCGGCTGATTACAGAGGCTGCCACGTGCTGGAGAAG GATGGGCGTTTCCACCTGAGAGTGTTCATGGAGGCTGTGCTGCCCGATGGTCGTGTGGATGTGGCACAAGACACTACCCTGGTCTGTCCCAAACCTGACCACTCCTGGACTCCGGACTCCCAGCTGGCACCACCCACCATGTTCTCTGTCTCGACTCCGCAaacccttccctccctccccacctctggCCACACCTCACCAGGCTCTGGCcatgcctttcccagcccactggaCCCAGGGCACAGCTCTGTCCACCCAAACCCTGCTTTACCATCCCCTGGACCTGGACCTGCCCTCGCCACCCTGGCTCAACCGCACTGGGGCCCCTTGGAACACTGGGATGTGAACAAACCAGATTACATAG GTACCCATCCGAGCCAGGAGCAGTGCCAGGTGGCCTCGGGGCACCTCCCCTGCATCGTGAGAAGAACTTCAAAGGAAGCCTGTCAGCGGGCTGGCTGCTGCTATGACAACACCAGAGAGGTTCCCTGTTACTATGGCAACACAG ctactctccagTGCTTCAGAGATGGCTACTTCATCCTTGTGGTGTCCCAAGAAGTGGCCTTGACACACAGGATCACACTGGCCAACGTCCACCTGGCCTACGCCCCCACCAGCTGCTCCCCAACACAGCACACGGAAGCTTTCGTGGTCTTCTACTTCCCTCTCACCCACTGTGGAACCACAGTGCAG GTGGCTGGTGACCAGCTCATCTATGAGAACTGGCTGGTGTCTGGCATCCACGTCCGAAAGGGGCCACAGGGTTCCATCACACGGGACAGCACCTTCCA GCTTCATGTGCGCTGCGTCTTCAATGCCAGTGACTTCCTGCCCGTTCAGGCGTCCATTTTCCCACCCCCGGCGCCTGCCCCTGTGACCCAGCCCGGCCCCCTGCGACTTGAACTGCGGATCGCCAAGG ACGAGACCTTCAGCTCCTACTATGGGGAGGACGACTATCCCATCGTGAGGCTGCTCCGAGAACCAGTCCATGTGGAGGTCCGGCTTCTGCAGAGGACAGACCCCAACCTGGTCCTGCTGCTGCACCAGTGCTGGGGCGCTCCCAGTGCCAACCCCTTCCAGCAGCCCCAGTGGCCCATTCTGTCAGACGG ATGCCCTTTCGAGGGCGACAGCTACAGAACCCAAATGGTAGCCTTGGATGGGGCCACACCTTTCCAGTCTCACTACCAGAGATTCACTGTTGCCACCTTCGCCCTCCTGGACTCGGGCTCCCAGAGAGCCCTCAGAGGACCG GTTTACTTGTTCTGCAGTGCCTCTGCCTGCCACAGCTCAGGGCTGGAGACTTGCTCCACTGTGTGCAGCGCTGGGACTGCAA GACAGCGACGATCCTCAGGTCACCGTAATGACACTGCCAGGCCCCAGGACATCGTGAGCTCTCCGGGGCCAGTGGGCTTTGAGGATTCTTATGGGCAGGAGCCCACACTTGGGCCCACAG